A stretch of Aphis gossypii isolate Hap1 unplaced genomic scaffold, ASM2018417v2 Contig00215, whole genome shotgun sequence DNA encodes these proteins:
- the LOC126553354 gene encoding uncharacterized protein LOC126553354, which translates to MSGEDDVLSIEKSTFKIIDDESKESVNVFEEVELSKREAQRMINRSIMHRQIDIALCLAKNGKSLRGHNENTDSVSKGLFLEMVDLLKKYDSLLSEHLENGPKYASYISNRIQNVMKRNISICVRYFNKKENRPVELFVGVKRLLSVNAQSVYDSLTEAIDEIGIDWKNVIAVCFDGAATMAGSCNGVQAKIIENKHQHILCPSLWPLPQSNLASPVRLAILERISKEINLKLKSLKTLSTTRWACRSEAIEAVKNNYSALLLCLKEISNKTNLSEVRAKAKGLIFQMKTFDFIFAMHTISPVLIMIQKVSASLQSPNLDLLSAVSLV; encoded by the exons GTGAAGATGATGTATTGAGTATTGAAAAATcaacattcaaaataattgatgatGAATCTAAAGAATcagttaatgtttttgaag aaGTAGAACTTTCAAAACGGGAAGCACAGCGAATGATTAATAGAAGTATAATGCACCGCCAAATAGATATTGCACTGTGTCTAGCAAAGAATGGGAAATCATTACGTGGCCATAATGAAAATACAGACAGTGTTTCAAAGGGACTATTTTTGGAAATGGTTGATTTGTTAAAAAAGTATGATTCATTGTTGAGTGAACATTTAGAAAATGGACCTAAATATGCAAGTTATATCAGTAATCgtatacaaaatgttatgaaaCGAAACATTTCaa TATGTGTAcgttactttaataaaaaagaaaaccgTCCAGTAGAACTCTTTGTTGGTGTCAAAAGATTATTGTCAGTTAATGCACAGTCAGTATATGACTCACTAACCGAAGCAATAGATGAAATTGGGATTGATTGGAAAAATGTGATTGCTGTATGCTTTGATGGGGCAGCTACCATGGCTGGTAGTTGTAATGGAGTACAAGCTAAAATCATAGAAAATAAACACCAGCATATATTATGTCCATCGTTATGGCCATTGCCTCAATCTAATCTTG ctAGTCCAGTGCGTCTTGCTATTTTAGAACGCATTTCAAaagaaattaacttaaaacttaaaagtctTAAAACACTATCTACTACCAGATGGGCTTGTAGATCGGAAGCCATCGAAGctgtaaaaaacaattattcagCATTACTACTTTGTTTAAaggaaatttcaaataaaacaaatttatctgAAGTTAGAGCCAAAGCTAAAGGTctcatttttcaaatgaaaacttttgattttatttttgctatgCATACAATAAGCCCAGTTTTAATTATGATCCAAAAAGTGAGTGCCAGTTTACAATCACCAAACTTAGATTTGTTATCTGCAGTATCTCTAGTGTAG